From the genome of Triticum aestivum cultivar Chinese Spring chromosome 1A, IWGSC CS RefSeq v2.1, whole genome shotgun sequence:
GATACTTTCTTTTGGTTACATCAAATCCGGAGCTGAATAATTTTAAAGAAGATTTAATAACTGCTGAACTGAATGAGAGCACAGCTCTGTGTGATGTTCCTGATGAAATTAGCAGGCTAATCTTGAATCTGTTCTGCACTTAGTGTCAGTGTCCTTCGTATCCTTTATCTGTACTTAGTGTCTACAGCACATTCTCTATATCCGTTATGAAATAATTGAAGAGCTAGTTAATGCCCTTAGACTAAATGGCTTGCCATGAATGTCCAAGTGTTATGTCCTGCAACACCTTGAGCTGGTGTAGTGGTTAGTACATACACATCATTTTAGCAAGCTGTATCTGCATTAGTACTGAATAATAAGCAGTCTAGTTTCCTCTCATGTTAATTCATTGTGTATATGTGTCAATTCATCGTATATACTTTGGCATGTTCCCTACTGCAATTTAGGCTCTGACCATGTTTTGTTTGTCATGGGTTTTATTTATTGTAGCTGGAGTTCCATTGGAGAATATTCTGTATCTGGGAGGCCCTAACATTGCATCTGAAATCTACAATAAAGAGTACGCAAACGCTCGCATCTGTGGAGCTGACAAGTGGAGGAAGCCTCTTTCTAAATTTTTGCGGCAGCCTCATTTCATTGTATGGGACAATAGTGATCTCATTACTCATGAAGTCATGGGTGGCTTAAAGAACATATATGCCATTGGTGCTGGTAAGTTTCCATTTGCTCTGAACCACTGTCTTATTTTGTTGAGCATGCCTCATATTATCTTGATCAGGAAAGTGAAATCGTTATTGCCATTTCTGCAGCAAACCAGAAATATGTTGAAACCTTATGTTTAACATCCACCACTATACCATGGAATATGTAATTTGATTCTACTGTTTCTTGCATTGATGTTGTCTCTTTCACACGCTACTTGCTGCTATGTTGCATAGATGCTATTGATGCAACATACAGTAGATTCAAACTACTGATGAATTCAGTATTAAACTTGGCAGACATGTATAGATTTCTGTATTCGTTTTTTATATTCTATTCATGGCCTAATCTTTCAACGGTTTCGCTGAACATCGTATTTTCTTGTAGGTATGGTGGCAGCACTGACCAACGAGAGCGCAACAAGCAAAGCAGTGTACTTTTCACTTTGCACCTCTGAAATGATATACATCACCCACCTGCTAGCGGAAGAGCCCGAGAGACTTTCTGGACCACTATTAGCAGATACTTATGTTACACTATTGAAAGGTCGTAATGCTTGGTATGGCCATAAATTAGCTAAGGCAGAACTGACTCTGGAAATGGGGGACAGCATCAAAGGCAAAGGGACTATACAGGTTTGTGTCGCGATCCAAATAATACAAAGTTTGCATAACTGTCAGGCTGAGTTTTTGGGTTGGCACAGCCGTATGCTAAGTTCTCTGTGTTCTTTTTCCACCTGTAGGGTGTCTCTGCAGTCAATGCATTTTATGAACTCCTGAGCCAAGGCAGCATAAGTGTGACGCACCCAGAAACCAAGAAGCATGTTGCTCCTGTCGAGCTGTGTCCGATACTCAAAACACTGTACAAAATTTTAATCAAGAGGTTGGAATGCTCTTGCTTCTTGGATCACCATTATTCCTTGTTGTCGCAGTTTTTCTTTTGTTACAGTCTGTTGCCTCTACAGCTGTCTGAATTTTCTGTACGACTTATGCAATTGCAGGGAGCTTGGTACCAGTTCCATTCTTGAGGCAATACGCGATGAATCAATGTCCGATCCACGGGAAAGAATTGAGATGGCACAGCGCCAATCCCTCTACCGGCCATCTCTCCTCGGCCTGCCTAAAGGCGATATCAAGCTGTAGTAGTTGCAGCCTTTATTTACGCAGAAATGCTGTGAGTTTCCATGGTTTGCCGATTCTTCTGTCGGTGTACCCCgcaagtgtatatatatatatatatatatatatatatatatatatatgcttataTGTAGCACGAGATGAGTTTTTTTAATGAGCAAGGCGAGATAAACTTCTTATCGTCCGAGTTGACGCCCACCTGTATATACAACCCTTGGTTCAATTGCATTTATTTCTTATAGATGGGAAACGAGGTACCTGTGATCTTTTTGAATTTAAACTCGTTGCCACTGCTTTAGTTGATTGGCAGTGTTTCCTTCAGAAGCAGAGGACGCCTGTAGTTCTGtatatgtaatgattttttttGAGGTTTTGCTCTTTTTAAGAGTGTGCTAGTTTGAGATCCATTTGTAATCTAATGCTTGTATGaagtgttagactgtatatacgtaCCTCTGTACCTCTCTGTATATATCCCATATTGTACCTCTTGCTACTtttatatatatgagatagccacacctGTTCAGGGTGTCGAGCAGTTTTCCAAACATATCgtcttacatggtatcagtttaggttacgatgtcttccgctgcatacaccgccgctgccgccgccgcggctccgGCTGCCGCCACCGCGGCGCCAGCTCCTGTCTTGCCCTTCCTCGCCTCCTGCCCGCTGGCAACGATGTGGCAGGCCCAGTCCCCCGGGGCCGTCCCTTCTGGCTCCCCGATTGGATCTGAAGGGATGGGCGATCTGCCTCCATCGATCGGTGGCTCGACCAACCACATCGTCCCGTCGTCCTACGGTGGCGCTGCGTACACTGCCCCGCCCATGTACGGGCCCCCGGCTGCACCGATCCATCCGTCTGGGTATGCTGCCTCGCCCATGTACGGGCCCCCGGCTGCATCTCTCCAGGGCGTACTGCCTCAACAAGCTGCTCCTGTGATGACCCATGGTGTGGCGCCGCTCCAGGACGTACTGCCCCAACCGGCTCCCGCGACGAGCTATGGTGCAGCGCCGCCGCCATCATCCGCGTGGCGTGCGCCTCCCTACGGCGCGGTGCAACCGCAACCCTATACGGCGCTCGCACAACTGATGTCCTACGGCGCTGCATCCACCGCGCCCTATGGGGGGCCTGCCGCACCTCACTACGGTGCACAAACTGCTGCTCCGCCTGGCGCCTACCCTTCGCTGATGTATGATTGTGTCGTGCCCGCGTCGCATTCATCCATTCACGCGGATCCTGCCGTGGCGTCGTCGCCCTTCTACTTCTCGCATCTACTTCCGGTGAAGCTCTCGCCGGACAATTATTTGTCGTGGCGTGCTCAGGTGCCGCCTCTTCTTCGAAGCCGCTACTTGGAGGGATACGTGGATGGATCCATCCCGTGCCCTGGTCCTACTGCGCCATGGTCTCACCAGGACTTCAGTGGTGTTTGTGTGTCGCCTACGCACTGGCATGCACGCCTTGGTCATCCTGCTGCTCCGATAGTTCGTCATGTTCTGCATCGTCATGAGCTTCCCGTTGTGTCCAATAAAATTGCTGAAACTatctgtgatgcctgtcagcaaggcAAAAGTCATCAACTTCCGTTTTTAGAGTCGAGTCGTGTTGTTCAGCACCCTCTTGAGCTTGttttttctgatgtgtggggtcatGCCCAAACGTCTATTAGTGGCCACAATTACTATGTCAGCtttattgatgcttatagtcggtttacatggctttatcttattaagcgcaagtctgatg
Proteins encoded in this window:
- the LOC123060930 gene encoding probable glycerol-3-phosphate dehydrogenase [NAD(+)] 3, cytosolic, giving the protein MVGSYANGAGAGGGGKNGAAEGKLDELRRRLGKVEGDPLRIAGVGAGAWGSVFCALLQDAYGRDHRDKAQVRVWRRAGRAVDRATAEHLFEVINAREHVLRRLIRRCAYLKYVEARLGDRTLYADEILRDGFCLNMIDTPLCPLKVVTNLQEAVWDADVVINGLPSTETREVFGEIGRYWKERINPPIIISLAKGIEASLDPMPRIITPTQMIANATGVPLENILYLGGPNIASEIYNKEYANARICGADKWRKPLSKFLRQPHFIVWDNSDLITHEVMGGLKNIYAIGAGMVAALTNESATSKAVYFSLCTSEMIYITHLLAEEPERLSGPLLADTYVTLLKGRNAWYGHKLAKAELTLEMGDSIKGKGTIQGVSAVNAFYELLSQGSISVTHPETKKHVAPVELCPILKTLYKILIKRELGTSSILEAIRDESMSDPRERIEMAQRQSLYRPSLLGLPKGDIKL